The proteins below are encoded in one region of Belonocnema kinseyi isolate 2016_QV_RU_SX_M_011 chromosome 3, B_treatae_v1, whole genome shotgun sequence:
- the LOC117169776 gene encoding uncharacterized protein LOC117169776, whose protein sequence is MSTSEMHTFILVFPMLVEDLIEGGIDMEQEIWQLFSLLRQIMDICFAKSLSRDMIDIFDCLVNQHHNLYLKLFNDTLKPKFHNMQHYSQIMRMSGPLSHLSLLRYESKHRELKNITSSTTSRKNPCHTIAVKEQLRLCYRLIGKRGLSPEFELEDGDSLDSETLRIQLTESVKCIPENFSGTCLDVSWVQINGTKYKVGSILVIDVDPEGFIEFGKILNIFANEEERVLFACEKIIVKSFIEELHAYEVINSFEKTCCLAENLVSPYLAIHHCLNDGRDVLSLRHAL, encoded by the coding sequence aTGTCTACAAGTGAAATGCACACCTTTATTTTAGTATTTCCGATgcttgttgaagatttaattgaAGGTGGCATTGACATGGAGCAGGAAATCTGGCAGTTATTCTCCTTATTGAGACAAATCATGGATATTTGTTTCGCGAAATCTTTGAGTAGAGATATGATTGATATATTTGATTGTCTCGTGAACCAACATCATAATTTGTATCTCAAATTATTTAATGATACTTTAAAGCCAAAATTTCACAACATGCAACACTACTCACAGATTATGCGAATGTCTGGTCCTTTATCTCATCTCAGTCTTTTGCGATATGAGTCAAAgcatagagaattaaaaaatattacctcATCAACAACCTCACGAAAAAATCCTTGTCACACTATTGCTGTTAAAGAACAGCTCCGATTGTGCTATCGCCTTATTGGCAAGCGTGGCTTATCACCTGAATTTGAATTGGAAGATGGTGATAGTCTGGATAGCGAAACGTTACGGATACAGTTAACTGAATCTGTGAAATGTATTCCTGAAAACTTTTCAGGAACTTGCTTAGATGTTTCGTGGGTACAAATTAATGGAACAAAGTATAAAGTTGGTTCAATTCTAGTTATTGATGTCGATCCGGAAGGCTTtatagaatttggaaaaattttaaatattttcgccaATGAAGAGGAGCGAGTTCTGTTTGCCTGCGAGAAAATCATAGTAAAATCTTTCATTGAAGAGTTACATGCATATGAAGTAATTAACTCTTTTGAAAAGACCTGTTGTTTGGCTGAGAATTTGGTATCTCCGTATTTAGCGATACATCATTGCTTAAACGACGGACGAGATGTTTTGTCACTCAGACATGCATTGTAG